The segment GGTCAGATGTGTCACACGATCATGACCGGAATCCCCTATGCCGGCTGCACTGGCGGGATCACGCCGCAGATCTGCCTAACCGATGTCCAGGGAAGCGAGATCACCTTGGTGGCCCTCTCATCGGATAATAGTCGCGATAGCGAGTACTCTTTAGAACAACACACGCCCGTCATGTCACTGCAGGTGCGTTGAAGATCCCCTTCATAACTCTCATGGATGAATTAATGCGTTAATCTCCTTACCTTTCTTTCAGGGGTTGATCATTACAGAACCCCACAGTGACATGCCCTCCATAACGCGTGGAATCAGACGCAAGGCGAGCCTGGACTGCGAACCCAGCAGCAACCACGTGACGGCCACTAGTTCCACCTCCCAGACCGAGGCTCAGTGTCGGCAGGGGAGCGACAAGTCGCTGGGGTTTTCTGACGACTCCCTCAGCAACGACTCGAATAATCTGTCGCCCTGCCAGGAGCCGTCGGCCAGCTCGGGCTTCAAGTCAGACTCACATTCCGAGATGGGAGACCACACGGAGTGTGTCCACCTCACACCGGACTCGATGTGCGACTCGCGACGGATGTCGGATGAGATGTGCTACGAGGTGCCGCTGCCGCACGAGTGCTCCAACCTGGACTCCACCCGCATCCTGGAGATGGTGAAGCAGACGATCGACTCGACCATGCCGCCCAAGGGGTTTGTTCTGCACAAGGGCAGTATCAGTTCGGAAGACAGCGGGGCCGAGTCGCTTTACAGCAGCGCCTCGAATGCCTCCAGCTCGAATACGGCCTGCGAGCCTACAGGACAACCCCTGGCCTCCGCCTCTGGCTATAGCGAGCCCACCACCAATCTCAGCCTAGAGTACTCCGGCGGCCTGCAGATCGAGCTGCAGGTGTGCGAGGGACGCAGCCGGGACCATCAGGGAGCCGGCAAAGGCATCAAGCTGCGTCGCATCTCAGGCGACCAATTTGAGTACGGCAAGATCTGCCAGCAGCTGATCAGCACAATCACCATGTAACAGGTGGCCGGCTGAGCCCCTCAATGGGTGTACCCTGTCTCTCCCCTCCCTAGCACCTACTAAATGACTACTCGCCTTGCCTAAACTCTGCGTAGCTGTGATTAAAGCCGATATGTACGATATATCTATAACTATATGCATGTTTATCCTAGTATGTGTGTGAAGGACTTGAGCAATTCAGAGGAGTATaattctattatgtaaatacATACGTCTTTAGCTACATTTTTATTGTGAAATTCAAATTTAGATTCAAATTTAAACCCCATTTCAGATCTTCTAGATGTAGTAGCATAATCAAAATCAATGAACATCAAATAGACACTTTTTTTATTGCTATTTAATCTGATTCTTAGATAGAACCCGGTAAAATATTCGAGAATATCCCCTCCCCACCCTTCAACACATACATTATAGAAATTATAGAATTTATGCACATATTTTAGAACGATATGTGTATTTCAAGTATAGGAATGGCGAAAAGTTCTTAAAAAACCGACGACAAGAGCAAGTAAAATGCATTCCAGTAGCAACAATTTTCatacaaaagcaacaaatgtTCGTACTagctataaatataatatagaTACGTAGATCTAGCGATATATAGATACTATATGCGTATATCCATTAATTTTAAGTTCAATTCTTGTGCAATTCGTAAGCGTAAAATGCGTTTAGTTCAACAAAGATACATACGTACATCTTTATCCATATGCAATATATATGAATGTATGTATGGATATTTTACAAAATGTGTAGTTAGTTCTCTATCCTCTAAATGTTATGCATTATGCGATAAGCTCTCGATTCCGTTTAAAAtttaaacaatttttataaCTTCTGTAGTAAAGAATTCAAGTTTGTTCGTTTGTTAACCGATCCTACGATTAGAGAGTGTGCCGTCGTGCCCCCAAAAGCGTCATAACATATATTATTAGACATCCCCCAAAACATTGAGAAATGAAATCTATTTTTTCAAGAAAGACTGCTGTGATTTTAAATATAACTAATTAATTTAAACCGATAGGAGAAGAGAGTAgaagaaaacagaaacaacgagggggaacgttgtgagttgctgcggacaccttaactctacggttatacccgatactaagtcagtttaactctcctccggcagacgccgctaatattaaacgacacgacaaagagtgcgtgcgagagagacagaaaatcagtctgagcgtgacgtcgggtgctgcgtagccactgaaaattgatttcttgcttttggctacaaaaatcatccgatctgattcagattcagcaatctgatagatatggtcattatctatgattctgcgtttttagttttctcgaatgtgcaatattgtggatgcaacagattttcgtcttttgtgggggcggaagggggtggggcgaaattctgagatataggttttatagtgagatctaacagaagtgcggataccaaatttggttactctagccttaatagtctctgagatttgtggatgccccagattttcgtcctttgcgggggcggaagggggtgtggcgaaatttggacacgaaacggtcaaggtccgatatcacaggagtatggataccaaatttggttgctatggctcttataggttctgagatccttgaactcatattttgcaattgacaaaaccgaccatgaaacctgtgtgttagagagagacagagcgagaaagaatgaaattgttttcttgattctggctataatcattattcgatctggttcagattttgcactgtagaagatatggtcatcctcaccgattctgcgtttttggttttatcgtatctttaaaaatgtggatgccacagattttcgtcctttgtgggggcggaagtgggcggggcgaagttttgaaatatttttgtagcagtgacataccacagaagtctggatccaaaacatcgttgctctagctcttatagtctttgagcactaggcgctgaaggggacggacggacggacggacggacggacggacggacggacggacggacggacggacagacggacagacagacagggctcaaccgactcggctattgatgctgatcaagaatatatatactttatggggtcggaaacgattccttctggacgttacacacatccacttttaccacaaatctaatataccccaatactcattttgagtatcgggtataaaaatacaaaataaacaCGAAATCATGTAGCTATATACGATTATCAAATTACATAAATTGTTCAACTTTATCTTAAATAAATTATGCTTGGCTTGCATAAATGTCGTACATTTCAAAGCATTTTCTTGTACTCAAATAATATTATAAATAATTATTTTTCTGATGGCTTCCAGAAATTCCAGCTGGAAAACAATCGTACAATCGTTTTCGAGATTGTTTTCAAAAAGCCAAGGCGTTCGCATgggaaaaaaatataaaaggTTTTCGCGGCGATGAGATTTCAAACTCAGATTTTGGGAAAAGTTAAGGCAATTTATTGATGCGAATTGCTGATAAATGTTGTGCATTAATATCTCTTTAAAATGGTTATAATTTTAGATCATTTCAGatcaaatttaattaaaatatatgAAAATTTGTAAAAATTTGTAAGTTATGCTTCAACGCTTTCATCGACTTCTCTTTCAGCTATATTGTGCGCGAGGGCTTATTCCGTTCTGTTTGGTTTGTAGCCGAAGTGCAGCATGCGCGTCAGCATGGAGGTGAAGCACGGTATCTGCTTCTGACCATCCTTTATTGGGTTGTCCGGCATGTTCGACTCAAAGTCGATGGCCACGCGCTGACTGACAAAAGTGAGCATTGTGAGCAGGTCGTCCGTCTTGCCATTGCTGTTCAGCTCCTCGATAAGTGACTGGATGTACCACGAGCCATTGTCTATATTACGCCAGGAAGTGTAGCCTGCAATCGCATGTTCAGTAAGTAAATATCTAAATAACGTTACGATTAGATGTTCATCCATACCTGGAATCGTCGAGTAGGAGATGAGGAAGTCTGCATGGACGGGTATTTTGTAGCTCATAGACGAGTCCCCATCAGTTTCAGTCCGGCACTTATTCCACATCATGCCCCCGTCCACGAGATAACCTTGGCAGGCTTGTATGAAAAAGAGCTTCGGCTTGCCCGCTAGCGTGGGGCACATCTTGGCAGTGAAATAGTGGAGGATTAGGTCCAGCTTGTACTGAATGTCGTTGGCATAAATGCAGCCATGCTCGCCGTGTGACAAGATGGCAATGGCCAGGCAGTCATTGTCCGTCTGGTCCTGCGCGGCTGCCTTCTCCACGTTTTCGCGAATCTTCTGCCACTTGCAGTCCTTGTGCACCGTGACATCGAAACCTAATTTCTTGAAAGTCTTGCTTAGCTCCTCCGCGTCCACGTTGGTGCCCAAGCGAGTCTGCAGCGTGGGTATCTTGAAAAACTCATGATTGAATATTAGGGCCAATCCCCGATTCTTATGATTCATGTTGTACTCCCTGGCATAGCGCGCCACACGATTTCGGGTACTACTGAAAAAATCCATAGTGTCAATACACTGTCATATCAGCGATAAGATTAGATCGAATCATTGTGAAGAATAATAAATTAATGCGACAATGTACCCTACCCCGATCCAACCGTTGCACCACCAGCTACGTCCGTTGAATCGCCAGTAATAAAGCTCCTGTTTATGAACTCGTCCGTCATTTTGCTTCTGATATCTTCTCTGGGTGAAGAAACTGCAGTTACTTGTTTTTGTGCTCTTCTTGTTGCCTGCAACACTTCTTGCGTTCTGTTCGCTGCGTCGTCACCTGCTGCACCATTGCTTTAAAATTTTTTCGCCTTCTCTTTGTGTACCCATAGAGATGGAAAATAACCGATGACTTTCTATGTTGTCGATTGTTTTGGCGATTTTTGTAATCGATGTTAAATCAAAATGGAAATATCGAAGGCCTCGATAGTGTCATCGATGATTTTGCAGCCTTTTTCACATCTCTacaaaaaattcaacaaacaTAAATTATTGGAGTTTTTTTGAATTAATTAAGCTGCATTAAGCTGAAAGGATGATTTGCCGATTGTGCCTAAACAGCGTCAGCGACACGGACACCATCCAGATCTTCGAGAGCATTGGCGTTACATTGAATGTGGCCACAGTGCTGGGCAAATACTTTTGGTTTGTGGTGCGTTTCATTCTGTGCGGAGTTAGAGTGTAAAGTTTAATTGCATTATTTGTCAAAATTTGCAGCCAAAAAAGGATGATCCCATATCGACGGAGCTTTGCGTGGGTTGCTGGAACCAAGTGAGCCAATTCCACGAGTTCTTTGTGGCCGTGGAGAAGGCGCACCGGCTGCTCACCGAACGCTTCTCCCTCATTGTGGGGGAAAAGTCTAACAGCGTACAGCCAGATATTGAGGAGGAGCCAAATCAGCTACCTGATGAGGCAGAGGAGCCGCCCCAGTTGCCTGATGGGAAGGAAGAGCTAAGCCATTTACTTGATGAGCCGGAGAAGCCGCATCCGTTGTCTGATGGGGCGGAGGAGCTGCATTTCCAGCAGGAATTGGACGTGGGTCATCAGGACTGCGATAGCGATGCCTCCTTCAGCAATGAGCAGTTCCTTAGCCAGGTACTGTGTCCGCAGGATACCACTGATGACCAGCAGGCAATGGGGAAGCAAGAGGAAGTGGATTTCAAGAATGTGCCACTGTTTGCTGTAGAAGAACGTCGGGAAACGCGCTCGACAGCCAGAATAAAATCGCATCAGGGAGCAAATATGGAGCTCTTAGGAGCAGATCTAGAATCCTTGGCAGCAGAGGCGGAATCTCTAGAAGTCACAGACAGCGAATCCAAACCGGTGAACACTTCAGCTACCGTCGCCAAGCGACGAATGCGAAGTCGCAAATCCGAGCAACATTCAATGAAAGCCAAACGTTACGTGGACTATAAAAAGTCCATGCTGGATATCGACCAGAAGATCGCTGGCCACATGCGTCTGATCTGCGACATCTGCCACCAGGGCCACGCGACCTTCCTGTTGCTCTGCAAGCACATGCTGCAGGTGCACCACCGCAAGGGGTATGCCATCTGCTGCCATAAGAAGTTCTACAAGCGCTCCGCTCTGACGGACCACATTGACCGACACACAGATCCCGAGAAGTTCAAGTGAGTGGTAAAGTGGAGGCCAGCAATTTGAAATTTCTCACACCCAAAAGAGGATCGTTATTAACAAATCATGTGATTATAGGTGCACGGAGTGCGACAAGACTTTTGCGGACAAGCAGTGCCTACGCAATCACGAGCTGCTGAAGCACCAGCCGGACGATGTAAAGGTCTTTATGTGCAATCAGTGTCCCAAGCGCTACACGAAGCAGTATTTGCTGGAACAGCATCGCATCATCCACAAGGAGCGCACTATACCGTGTGGCATCTGCGACAGACGGTTAGTTGTTAGTCAAGCACTCGGTTATCCCTGATCTAATTGCATTTCATGCTTACAGGTTTCCCAATAGCTCTCTGCTCAGTACTCACGTGAAAATGGTCCACAGTAACTATGGCACAATGTGCGACATCTGCGCCCAGGTGATTCGCGGAAGAGCGGCCTTTAAGCGCCATCAACTAGAACACTCCGGTGTCTCAGAGCCGAAGGTACAGTGTGACATCTGTGGATCGTGGTACAAGAACAGGCATAGCCTGAAGAAGCATGTGCGTCGGCACAAAGGATCCTCGGAAGAAGTGCGCACATGCAAGGTGTGTGGCAAGGTGTCACCCAATCGGAGCGCCATGCTGAGTCACCAGCGTTATGTGCATTTGGCGGATCGTAAGCATGAGTGCAGTGTGTGCAACAAGGGCTTCAAGAAGGCCATCACCCTCAAGGAGCACATGGCCATGCACACGGGGGAGGTGCTCTACAAGTGTCCCCACTGCCCCAAGACATTCAACTCGAATGCCAACAAGCACACCCATCGCAAGAAGGCTCATCCCAAGGAGTTCGAGGAGGCGCGCAAGGCCCGCACCGAGAGCCGAATGGCCACCGCCGCCGATGGGCGTGGGCCTGGGCCTGATCCTGCGACCCATATTATCACAATCTCTACGGAAGGCGACGACGGCGAGAGCGAAACACAAAACATTCTGCTCACCGCCACCGAGGAGGAGCTCAAGGCCGAGGGCATTGAGTTCACCCTGTGCCTTAGTCCGCAAGCGGCAGAGTGAAAGATCGATCCGATCTGTTTGTCTGTTGGAATTCTGTATAAGTTTATTTGTAAGATCCTTAAGCTAGCAGCGAGTAACAAAATAGACGGAGATTTGAAATTGAATGTTCTTGATAACTGGCTAATACTGGTACTAACCGCGCTCGCAAATGATTTCCACAGCATTGGGCTCCATCAGCACTGATTCCAGGCAGCGTTGGACGGCCGAGCCCAGGAGTTCGTCCAGCAAAAAGTTGACCAGGCTATGGGGAGGAGATATATGAAGGCTCTAATCTGCGACTGAGGACGGACTCACTTCTCATCGCTGACAAAGCGCCAGAGGTTCATCTGCAGGTAGTGGGCATCCACTTGGATCTGCTGCAGTCCATACTTGCTGAACGTCCTCAGTCGCACGCATTCCAGCAGCGTCTGCAAGGGATTCATTGATTAAAAGCTGCAAAGCCCGATTGGAGCACTCACTTTAAGGCCAATCTTAATGATGCCCATCACAATGGAAGCCTTGGTGAATTCCACCGATGTGAAGATGTCCACTCGCTCCGAGAACAGGCGGTGTATGTTGGACACATAGCTGGACTCGAGCTGCGAGGGCGTGTAGTTGGACCAATTGGAGCGATACTGCGGCTTCGAGGCGGTGAAGTTGCTGAAGTAAGTCTTGCGGCTGGAGTCGCTGCTGGCCGTGGTGCGAAAGCCTGTTGGGTTCCCCGTCCCTTCGTACAGACTGGCCACCACCGTCTCGATGCTGCCTAGCTCCTCCACCACTCGCTTCATAACCGCCCGCACGGAACGCGGTTCGAGGCAGTTGAGCCAGTCACGGGTTTCGACGCTCTTGCGTAGCATCTGGGAGATGTTTGCCCCTTGGAGGCGAACGTACGCGTCAAGTAGGGCATGGGCCGTCTCCCGCATCTCCGCACAGATCTCAGTCTCGTGGGTGAGCGTAGCACTATTCTCCGAGTCGATTTCGTAGAGGTCATCTACCAGTGCAATCTGTAAAGGGAAGAGGCGGTTAGAAATCTAGGGCATCGATTGGGGGTGCTTACCAGTATGTGGACGCCTTTCAGCTCCAGTTCTAGGCAGGTTTTGGACAGTACTAGGAGTAGATTCGGCGGACTGGAGCTGGAAGCATCACCGAAGCCGCACATCACCTTGGAGATGTGGCGCAGGAATCCAATGAGAAGGTTCTCCCGAATGCCCTCCACACACAGGGCGTAATTGTGCTCGGCCTTGATGTTGAAGGACCAATCGGTGCGCAGAAAGATAAGCAAGTCCTGGAGCACACCCTTGATCTTCTCCACCATGGCCACGTACAGGTTGCTGATGAGATCCGACAGGTTCAGGCCGGTGGCCGCATCACACTTTGCCGACACCAGAGAAAGACGCACAGCGCTTAGGCTATCCGCTAAGTGATCCTTCAGGTTCTTGGCGTGCGCGTCACACAGCTGGTGGGCGGCACCAATTATGATGTCCACCGTATTGCGCTGTACCTCCAGTCCTCTGCAGATGTTGCGCATGGCCTGGAGACGTCGATGCAGGCGGTCCAAGGCCCGAAGCATGACCTGGGTGTCGCCATAGCCAATATCCGACTCGACGCGATCCTGAACTAGTGTCAGATACTTGTCGATGTTTTGGTTAAGGAAGATATTCAGCTCGAGCAAAGCATTTTCCTGAAAGTCGTCGCTGCAAGGGATCTCAGATGATTATGTTCGGAGCAGTGCGAATTTATGGCCTTGACTTACCGCTCTTGCTCGTAGTGCTTAGCCACAAACATATCAAAGTAGGACGTCACCACCAGGGCCAGGTCGTTAAGGAAGCCGTCGATACCCATGTCCACGAACTCCAGCATATCCCGCTCGGTTTGGTCCTGCAGCATAACTATCAGTTCGTGCAGACGCTTGCCGGCACAGGTGAGCATCTCGCTGGCCAGGTCCGAAGTTTTCTCGTCCAGTTGCAGGAGCAGGAACGACTGGGCCGTGTTGCCGGCCCGCTGA is part of the Drosophila miranda strain MSH22 chromosome Y unlocalized genomic scaffold, D.miranda_PacBio2.1 Contig_Y1_pilon, whole genome shotgun sequence genome and harbors:
- the LOC108159904 gene encoding caspase-1-like isoform X3, translating into MDFFSSTRNRVARYAREYNMNHKNRGLALIFNHEFFKIPTLQTRLGTNVDAEELSKTFKKLGFDVTVHKDCKWQKIRENVEKAAAQDQTDNDCLAIAILSHGEHGCIYANDIQYKLDLILHYFTAKMCPTLAGKPKLFFIQACQGYLVDGGMMWNKCRTETDGDSSMSYKIPVHADFLISYSTIPGYTSWRNIDNGSWYIQSLIEELNSNGKTDDLLTMLTFVSQRVAIDFESNMPDNPIKDGQKQIPCFTSMLTRMLHFGYKPNRTE
- the LOC108159904 gene encoding caspase-1-like isoform X1, which encodes MTDEFINRSFITGDSTDVAGGATVGSGSTRNRVARYAREYNMNHKNRGLALIFNHEFFKIPTLQTRLGTNVDAEELSKTFKKLGFDVTVHKDCKWQKIRENVEKAAAQDQTDNDCLAIAILSHGEHGCIYANDIQYKLDLILHYFTAKMCPTLAGKPKLFFIQACQGYLVDGGMMWNKCRTETDGDSSMSYKIPVHADFLISYSTIPGYTSWRNIDNGSWYIQSLIEELNSNGKTDDLLTMLTFVSQRVAIDFESNMPDNPIKDGQKQIPCFTSMLTRMLHFGYKPNRTE
- the LOC108159904 gene encoding caspase-1-like isoform X2; translation: MTDEFINRSFITGDSTDVAGGATVGSGTRNRVARYAREYNMNHKNRGLALIFNHEFFKIPTLQTRLGTNVDAEELSKTFKKLGFDVTVHKDCKWQKIRENVEKAAAQDQTDNDCLAIAILSHGEHGCIYANDIQYKLDLILHYFTAKMCPTLAGKPKLFFIQACQGYLVDGGMMWNKCRTETDGDSSMSYKIPVHADFLISYSTIPGYTSWRNIDNGSWYIQSLIEELNSNGKTDDLLTMLTFVSQRVAIDFESNMPDNPIKDGQKQIPCFTSMLTRMLHFGYKPNRTE
- the LOC108159903 gene encoding transcription factor grauzone — protein: MICRLCLNSVSDTDTIQIFESIGVTLNVATVLGKYFWFVPKKDDPISTELCVGCWNQVSQFHEFFVAVEKAHRLLTERFSLIVGEKSNSVQPDIEEEPNQLPDEAEEPPQLPDGKEELSHLLDEPEKPHPLSDGAEELHFQQELDVGHQDCDSDASFSNEQFLSQVLCPQDTTDDQQAMGKQEEVDFKNVPLFAVEERRETRSTARIKSHQGANMELLGADLESLAAEAESLEVTDSESKPVNTSATVAKRRMRSRKSEQHSMKAKRYVDYKKSMLDIDQKIAGHMRLICDICHQGHATFLLLCKHMLQVHHRKGYAICCHKKFYKRSALTDHIDRHTDPEKFKCTECDKTFADKQCLRNHELLKHQPDDVKVFMCNQCPKRYTKQYLLEQHRIIHKERTIPCGICDRRFPNSSLLSTHVKMVHSNYGTMCDICAQVIRGRAAFKRHQLEHSGVSEPKVQCDICGSWYKNRHSLKKHVRRHKGSSEEVRTCKVCGKVSPNRSAMLSHQRYVHLADRKHECSVCNKGFKKAITLKEHMAMHTGEVLYKCPHCPKTFNSNANKHTHRKKAHPKEFEEARKARTESRMATAADGRGPGPDPATHIITISTEGDDGESETQNILLTATEEELKAEGIEFTLCLSPQAAE
- the LOC117190538 gene encoding vacuolar protein sorting-associated protein 51 homolog — protein: MSESNASLFDMDSSSFDGEKYLERLMKDCSLRQIIDTEAAVVKDTQTLHSDMQTLVYENYNKFISATDTIRKMKDDFKQMESDVNLLITKMQSITTFSEQITGTLQGTCSQLCRLSEKHSLLKRLQFLSTLPGKLKGLIEEQNYAQAVQDYLHAQKVFAQYGRQPSFDGIQKDCDAIMADLKETLRQDFQRAGNTAQSFLLLQLDEKTSDLASEMLTCAGKRLHELIVMLQDQTERDMLEFVDMGIDGFLNDLALVVTSYFDMFVAKHYEQERDDFQENALLELNIFLNQNIDKYLTLVQDRVESDIGYGDTQVMLRALDRLHRRLQAMRNICRGLEVQRNTVDIIIGAAHQLCDAHAKNLKDHLADSLSAVRLSLVSAKCDAATGLNLSDLISNLYVAMVEKIKGVLQDLLIFLRTDWSFNIKAEHNYALCVEGIRENLLIGFLRHISKVMCGFGDASSSSPPNLLLVLSKTCLELELKGVHILIALVDDLYEIDSENSATLTHETEICAEMRETAHALLDAYVRLQGANISQMLRKSVETRDWLNCLEPRSVRAVMKRVVEELGSIETVVASLYEGTGNPTGFRTTASSDSSRKTYFSNFTASKPQYRSNWSNYTPSQLESSYVSNIHRLFSERVDIFTSVEFTKASIVMGIIKIGLKTLLECVRLRTFSKYGLQQIQVDAHYLQMNLWRFVSDENLVNFLLDELLGSAVQRCLESVLMEPNAVEIICERG